A single Sulfurimonas aquatica DNA region contains:
- the flgA gene encoding flagellar basal body P-ring formation chaperone FlgA, which translates to MHSLFLFLFFTLSFNLFATTNLQNNYFIQNDYILLSDIVKGVKNDKKLFRLESNKHIKRIKSKELFSLLVENGITDVKYKNSYVQFTKQSPIDTSSIKNAIRALYEEKYPSIVIGKISVTPRRYLDSLPSDYTVNLPRNAHLSSRGTLYIKTLDRKKIFFDYFISAKIDAYVSKKMIERSEELSVINTLKKRVRLDRFRAMPIDEIASLQAKNRIKESKILTSRDVTGLFLIKRGATISVSIKNSNMAISFLAIAERSARLGDEIYVKNKKGNKIRVVATGHNRAEAR; encoded by the coding sequence ATGCACTCACTATTTTTATTTCTTTTTTTTACTTTATCATTTAATCTTTTTGCAACAACAAATCTACAAAATAACTATTTTATTCAAAATGACTATATTTTACTCTCAGACATCGTAAAAGGCGTAAAAAATGACAAGAAGCTTTTTAGGCTAGAAAGTAACAAGCACATCAAACGAATCAAATCAAAAGAGCTATTCTCTCTCCTAGTAGAAAATGGTATTACGGATGTTAAATACAAAAACAGTTATGTACAGTTTACAAAACAGAGTCCAATAGATACTTCGTCTATAAAAAATGCCATTAGGGCTCTTTATGAAGAGAAGTACCCTAGTATAGTAATTGGAAAAATATCTGTTACACCAAGAAGATATTTAGATAGCTTACCTAGCGACTACACTGTAAACCTACCTAGAAACGCGCACCTCTCAAGCAGAGGCACTCTTTATATTAAAACGCTAGATAGAAAGAAAATATTTTTTGATTATTTTATATCTGCTAAAATAGATGCTTATGTTTCTAAAAAAATGATTGAACGCTCAGAGGAACTCTCTGTAATAAATACTCTAAAAAAAAGAGTTCGACTCGATAGATTCAGAGCAATGCCAATAGATGAGATAGCATCACTGCAGGCAAAAAATAGAATTAAAGAGTCTAAAATACTTACATCAAGAGATGTAACGGGACTTTTTTTAATTAAAAGAGGTGCTACTATAAGTGTGAGCATCAAAAACTCAAATATGGCTATCTCTTTTTTGGCTATAGCTGAGCGAAGCGCAAGACTTGGAGATGAGATATACGTTAAGAACAAAAAAGGCAACAAAATTAGAGTAGTTGCCACAGGGCACAATAGAGCGGAGGCAAGATAA
- a CDS encoding UbiX family flavin prenyltransferase, with protein sequence MKIIIATSGASGVNLGLKTLSLLPENIEKHFIMSNNSKVVLDKEMSKLTIHDNDDISASIASGSFGIDAMLIAPCSMNTLAKIACGISDNLVTRSAAVMLKERKLLILAPREMPFSAIALENMHKLATLGVIIAPPVMAYYSEQQTLDDMENFVIGKWFDLLKIEHNLYKRWE encoded by the coding sequence ATGAAAATAATCATAGCGACAAGCGGGGCAAGCGGAGTAAATTTAGGTTTGAAAACCTTGAGTTTGCTACCTGAAAATATAGAGAAGCATTTCATCATGTCAAATAACTCTAAAGTTGTTCTTGATAAAGAGATGAGTAAACTTACCATTCATGATAATGATGATATATCAGCCAGTATAGCTTCTGGTTCTTTTGGGATAGATGCGATGCTCATTGCACCCTGTTCTATGAACACTCTTGCTAAAATAGCTTGTGGTATCTCCGATAATCTTGTTACAAGAAGTGCAGCAGTAATGTTAAAAGAGAGAAAACTTCTCATACTGGCTCCAAGAGAGATGCCATTTTCGGCTATTGCTTTAGAAAATATGCATAAACTAGCAACACTTGGCGTTATAATTGCACCACCAGTTATGGCTTACTACTCAGAACAACAAACACTAGATGATATGGAAAACTTTGTTATAGGTAAATGGTTTGATTTACTTAAGATAGAGCATAATCTTTATAAAAGATGGGAATAA
- the coaD gene encoding pantetheine-phosphate adenylyltransferase, giving the protein MNKKIALYPGTFDPVTYGHYDIIERALNLFDEVIVAVAISQDKKPMFSLKERIMMTEEAVKHLKNVRVVGFDILTIDLAHQYDAAVLIRGLRAVSDFEYELQLGYLNNSLDDTIETVYLMPKLKHAFISSSIVRNLLKFNGKTEHLLPKPVQKIIGSMTSCTLP; this is encoded by the coding sequence ATGAATAAAAAAATAGCGCTTTATCCGGGAACCTTTGATCCGGTTACATATGGGCATTACGACATTATCGAGCGAGCTTTAAATCTTTTTGATGAAGTGATCGTAGCAGTGGCAATTTCTCAAGACAAAAAACCGATGTTTAGTCTCAAAGAACGTATAATGATGACTGAAGAGGCCGTAAAACACCTAAAAAATGTAAGAGTAGTCGGTTTTGATATTCTAACAATCGACCTTGCTCATCAATACGATGCCGCTGTTTTAATTCGTGGACTTCGCGCAGTAAGTGATTTTGAGTATGAACTCCAGCTAGGATACCTTAACAACTCACTTGATGACACTATAGAGACAGTTTATCTTATGCCAAAACTAAAACACGCGTTTATTAGCTCATCCATTGTACGTAATCTACTAAAATTTAATGGCAAGACTGAGCACCTACTACCAAAGCCTGTTCAGAAAATCATTGGGAGTATGACTTCATGTACATTGCCATAG
- the tmk gene encoding dTMP kinase, which yields MYIAIEGIDTAGKSTQINAVSQNFPNAIVTKEPGATDIGKEIREMVLSARAQSKKAEFLLFLADRAEHIKEVIEPNIQNKMIISDRSAVSGVAYALIQGEIDKKDLIELNHFATNRVYPQKVFLLRLTKEALEFRLSKKKLDGIELRGSEYLLKIQDAIVEATKLLGLELIEIDATLTRDEITSKILDNINRESTN from the coding sequence ATGTACATTGCCATAGAAGGTATAGATACAGCGGGAAAAAGTACGCAAATCAATGCAGTGTCCCAAAATTTCCCAAACGCCATAGTTACAAAAGAGCCAGGAGCTACAGATATAGGTAAAGAGATAAGAGAGATGGTACTCTCCGCACGTGCGCAAAGTAAAAAAGCTGAATTTTTACTTTTTTTAGCAGACCGCGCTGAACATATAAAAGAGGTAATTGAGCCAAATATTCAAAATAAAATGATTATTTCAGATAGAAGCGCCGTAAGTGGGGTGGCTTATGCCTTGATTCAAGGAGAGATTGATAAAAAAGATTTAATTGAACTTAATCATTTTGCAACAAACAGAGTTTATCCTCAAAAAGTTTTTCTCCTGCGTTTAACAAAAGAGGCGCTTGAGTTTAGGCTCTCAAAGAAAAAGCTTGATGGCATAGAACTTCGTGGTTCAGAGTATCTTTTAAAAATTCAAGACGCCATCGTAGAAGCGACTAAGCTCCTTGGCTTAGAGCTTATAGAGATTGACGCTACGCTTACAAGAGATGAAATAACAAGTAAAATATTAGATAATATCAACCGTGAGTCTACAAATTAA
- a CDS encoding FkbM family methyltransferase, with the protein MSLQINLESLEYVNEKERELVDSFINNNSIKKYILGINKLTKSVLKFVEVDGIIDDFTRVQKSRKKEILSIDEIQKESIILWVSTGSPLEVKNRLDEMGFKNISYLAFCRYSKFDLEPHPFIEDFAEDFKHNSERYQFTFNLLNDAKSKETFQKVLNFKITSNYDFMQGFTNNHTGQYFDKEIIPKIQKIRFVDGGGYVGDTATEVIKNYPDFEKIYLIEPIPENIRIAKRELGEYENIKFLTCGVSDKKETLYFNEEKSFSSIYGKGTQSVEVDTIDNIVKERVDYIKLDIEGAEQDAIDGASQTIKRYKPILAICIYHKAEDWYKIPQKVLAIEKDYNVYLRHYMEGIFESVMYFIPKRKST; encoded by the coding sequence GTGAGTCTACAAATTAATTTAGAATCACTAGAGTATGTTAATGAAAAAGAGAGAGAATTAGTAGACTCTTTTATTAACAACAATTCAATCAAAAAATATATACTTGGAATTAACAAACTTACAAAGAGTGTTTTGAAATTTGTAGAGGTAGATGGCATCATAGACGACTTTACAAGAGTTCAAAAGTCTCGTAAAAAAGAGATTCTCTCCATAGATGAAATTCAAAAAGAGTCTATCATACTTTGGGTCTCAACGGGAAGTCCTCTTGAAGTTAAAAATAGACTTGATGAGATGGGTTTTAAAAACATTAGTTATCTTGCGTTTTGTAGATACTCAAAGTTTGACTTAGAGCCCCACCCTTTCATAGAGGATTTTGCAGAAGACTTTAAGCATAACAGTGAAAGATATCAATTTACGTTTAACTTGCTCAATGACGCAAAATCAAAAGAGACCTTCCAAAAAGTACTGAATTTTAAAATCACCTCTAATTATGACTTTATGCAAGGTTTTACAAACAATCACACTGGGCAGTATTTTGATAAAGAGATAATCCCAAAGATACAAAAGATTCGCTTTGTTGATGGCGGTGGATACGTAGGCGACACTGCGACTGAAGTTATAAAAAACTACCCTGATTTTGAGAAAATATATCTCATAGAACCGATTCCTGAAAATATTCGCATAGCTAAACGCGAACTTGGAGAGTATGAAAACATAAAGTTTTTAACCTGTGGCGTTAGTGATAAAAAAGAGACGCTTTACTTTAATGAAGAGAAATCATTCTCTAGCATATATGGCAAGGGAACGCAGAGTGTTGAAGTTGACACTATCGATAATATCGTCAAAGAGAGAGTCGACTATATAAAGCTTGACATTGAAGGTGCTGAGCAAGATGCAATCGATGGTGCTTCCCAGACAATTAAACGCTACAAACCAATCCTTGCTATTTGTATTTACCACAAAGCTGAGGATTGGTATAAGATACCTCAAAAGGTTCTAGCAATAGAAAAAGATTACAATGTCTACCTTCGCCACTATATGGAAGGAATATTTGAGTCTGTAATGTATTTTATACCTAAACGCAAAAGTACTTAG
- a CDS encoding pirin family protein has protein sequence MLKKLPKENMGSSNLGWLESRFHFSFADYRNYDNMNFGVLRVLNDDIIHPSSGFNMHPHHDMEIISYIVDGEITHQDSMGNSETLKRGEVQYMSAGSGIVHAEHNESSSEDLRLLQIWIVPPEKNLEVLYGSHMYTKKQRENKLLNIVSSIDGDAAVKIYQDINMFVSELQKGKNLEFSIGAKRQVYFVQIQGCSTVNGVILDDGDAMEITQESSLGIKALQNSHFLFIEMPEG, from the coding sequence ATGCTTAAAAAATTACCAAAAGAAAACATGGGTAGCTCAAATTTAGGTTGGCTAGAGAGTCGCTTTCACTTCTCTTTTGCAGATTACAGAAACTATGACAACATGAACTTTGGCGTTTTAAGGGTTCTTAATGACGATATCATACATCCCAGTAGTGGTTTTAACATGCACCCTCATCATGATATGGAGATAATATCTTATATTGTTGATGGAGAGATTACTCATCAAGACTCTATGGGAAACAGTGAAACGCTTAAACGCGGAGAAGTGCAGTATATGAGCGCGGGGAGTGGCATAGTTCACGCAGAACATAATGAAAGCAGTAGCGAAGACTTGCGACTACTGCAAATCTGGATAGTCCCGCCAGAGAAAAACCTTGAAGTACTATACGGCTCTCATATGTATACAAAAAAGCAAAGAGAGAATAAACTTTTAAATATAGTATCTTCAATAGATGGCGACGCAGCGGTAAAAATTTATCAAGACATAAACATGTTTGTCAGTGAACTTCAAAAGGGGAAAAATTTAGAGTTTTCCATTGGAGCTAAAAGGCAAGTCTATTTTGTACAGATACAAGGTTGCTCAACTGTAAATGGTGTGATTTTAGATGATGGCGACGCAATGGAAATCACACAGGAGTCAAGCTTAGGTATAAAAGCCTTACAAAATAGTCATTTTCTCTTTATAGAGATGCCTGAAGGTTAA
- a CDS encoding class I SAM-dependent methyltransferase → MQEHNKASAWFDDLYKRHENDHNNIPWARQDVNPLLQTYLDEEKEHKGKALVIGCGLGDDAYALDKAGYEVVAIDVSQTALNLAKKRFSDSNILFEKQDIFDMPEMYYENFDFVFEALTIQSLPVAFREKMINAVVDTVAKDGNLLIVAHQHRGNNDGPPWPLTHDDISLFLTHGMQELSFELINEASGISNTKFRVLYKKV, encoded by the coding sequence ATGCAAGAACACAACAAAGCTAGTGCATGGTTTGATGATTTATATAAAAGACATGAAAACGACCACAACAACATTCCATGGGCAAGACAAGACGTAAACCCATTGCTACAAACATACTTGGATGAAGAAAAAGAGCATAAGGGAAAAGCACTCGTTATTGGCTGTGGATTGGGAGATGATGCTTACGCTCTTGACAAAGCGGGTTACGAAGTTGTCGCAATAGACGTCTCACAGACTGCGCTAAACTTAGCTAAAAAAAGGTTCAGTGATTCTAACATTCTTTTTGAAAAACAAGACATCTTTGACATGCCCGAGATGTACTATGAAAATTTCGATTTTGTATTTGAAGCTTTAACAATCCAGTCTTTGCCTGTGGCGTTTAGAGAAAAAATGATAAACGCAGTAGTGGATACGGTAGCTAAGGATGGTAATCTACTAATCGTAGCGCATCAGCATCGTGGTAATAATGACGGTCCGCCCTGGCCTCTTACTCATGATGACATATCCCTCTTTCTAACGCACGGTATGCAAGAATTAAGTTTTGAATTGATTAATGAAGCGTCGGGAATATCAAACACTAAATTTAGAGTTTTATATAAAAAAGTGTAA
- a CDS encoding aspartyl protease family protein → MSFLTSSKEQTHKNSTLNPLEQGRVQNRNFSASVDISFSSDIPIIDICIGQKAYKFMLDTGSFSIIPTRLVDELNLKKLEESIITIDSYGKESMVKLYKLPFLEVGDILFSDYYFIAEDFSQNFPLSCICFDGVLGYNLFRELIVKLDYVNSKIVLSDKLMERKKFLKSEMKFEGNSGPQFNMDFGFENVWITLDSGKNEGILIGEKKLANIFKEKGLESRKIVGLFSSSINGANEDSMKETFLAKNFKIAKKISIDSYPIDTDNSEELLAGNSFLRNFDIILDFQKKNIYFKQLKEKNITQEFRKSFGFSLYWNQNEKLYISAITEDSPASDLNLKISDRVLAINGKDLYDYTEQEYCKLFLLLSSDAKTYEHEESIEMVIKRDALIKKVLLKK, encoded by the coding sequence TTGTCATTTTTAACATCTTCAAAAGAGCAGACTCATAAAAATTCTACACTTAACCCACTAGAGCAGGGTAGGGTTCAAAACAGAAACTTTAGCGCTAGCGTTGATATCAGCTTTTCTAGCGATATACCAATCATAGACATTTGTATTGGCCAGAAAGCTTATAAATTTATGCTAGATACGGGTTCTTTTAGCATTATCCCTACAAGGTTAGTTGATGAGTTAAATCTAAAAAAACTTGAGGAGTCGATAATCACTATCGACTCTTATGGCAAAGAGAGCATGGTTAAGCTTTATAAGCTTCCCTTTCTAGAAGTAGGAGATATTTTATTTAGTGATTATTATTTCATCGCGGAAGATTTCTCTCAAAACTTTCCCCTTTCTTGCATATGCTTTGATGGGGTGCTTGGGTATAACTTATTTAGAGAGCTTATTGTTAAACTTGACTATGTGAACAGCAAAATTGTATTGAGTGATAAACTGATGGAACGTAAAAAGTTTCTCAAGAGTGAGATGAAGTTTGAGGGTAACTCAGGACCACAGTTTAATATGGACTTTGGATTTGAAAACGTATGGATAACGCTAGATAGTGGAAAAAACGAAGGAATACTAATTGGCGAGAAAAAGCTAGCCAATATATTTAAAGAGAAGGGTTTAGAGTCTAGAAAAATAGTAGGACTCTTCTCAAGTAGCATCAATGGTGCAAATGAAGACTCTATGAAAGAGACATTCCTAGCAAAGAATTTTAAGATAGCAAAAAAAATCTCTATAGACTCTTACCCTATTGACACAGATAATAGTGAAGAGCTTCTAGCAGGCAATAGTTTCTTAAGAAATTTTGACATAATCTTAGATTTTCAAAAGAAAAATATCTATTTTAAGCAGCTCAAAGAAAAAAACATTACTCAAGAGTTTCGTAAAAGCTTTGGATTTTCTCTTTACTGGAATCAGAATGAAAAGCTCTACATCTCCGCCATTACAGAAGATTCACCTGCTTCAGATTTAAACCTAAAGATAAGCGACAGAGTACTTGCAATTAACGGAAAAGATTTATATGATTATACAGAGCAAGAGTACTGTAAACTCTTTTTGTTGCTTAGTTCAGACGCTAAGACTTACGAGCATGAAGAGAGTATCGAGATGGTGATTAAACGCGACGCTCTCATCAAAAAAGTTTTACTTAAGAAGTAA
- a CDS encoding VOC family protein: MNKHEKINYLELPANNLEKVKGFFSSNFGWKFTDYGPEYTAFSDEGIDGGFFKSEQSSSTHNGAVLIVFYSSNLEETFSKIKNSNGKVLKEIYSFPGGRRFHFSDPCDNEYAVWSDK, translated from the coding sequence ATGAATAAACATGAAAAGATAAATTACTTAGAATTGCCAGCTAATAACTTGGAGAAGGTGAAAGGTTTTTTTAGCTCTAATTTTGGATGGAAGTTTACAGATTATGGACCTGAGTACACAGCCTTTAGCGATGAGGGTATAGACGGTGGTTTTTTCAAGTCTGAGCAATCTTCATCAACTCACAATGGTGCGGTTTTGATAGTGTTCTATTCTAGCAACCTAGAAGAGACTTTTTCTAAAATTAAAAATTCTAATGGCAAAGTGCTTAAAGAGATATATTCGTTTCCTGGTGGAAGAAGGTTTCATTTTAGTGACCCTTGTGATAACGAGTATGCAGTTTGGTCTGATAAATAG
- a CDS encoding MmcQ/YjbR family DNA-binding protein, whose product MTSDSLEKMLLSKSGAIKEFPFDEVTAVYKVMNKMFALVGTKESYLNINLKCLPDDALGYRDIYECVIPGYHMNKKHWNTVIINGEMKDEVLIEMINDSYDLVVNNLTKKEKQALLNLV is encoded by the coding sequence ATGACTTCTGATAGTTTAGAAAAAATGCTTTTATCAAAAAGTGGGGCAATAAAAGAGTTTCCATTTGACGAAGTAACCGCAGTTTACAAAGTGATGAATAAAATGTTTGCTCTTGTAGGCACTAAAGAATCTTATCTAAATATAAATTTAAAATGTTTACCTGATGACGCCCTTGGTTATAGAGATATATATGAGTGCGTGATTCCTGGTTATCATATGAATAAAAAGCACTGGAACACTGTCATCATAAATGGCGAGATGAAAGATGAAGTCTTGATAGAGATGATAAACGACTCTTATGATTTGGTAGTTAATAATTTGACTAAAAAAGAGAAGCAGGCACTTTTAAACCTTGTTTAG
- a CDS encoding DJ-1 family glyoxalase III produces MKVLVPLAQGFEEIEAVSIIDILRRAEIEVLVASLNENSLVRGANSIVIQTDLHIKEVSAKELDMIVLPGGWDGTYALADDINVQNLLKEMDGKGQNIAAICAAPFALNKAGVLKSKYTCYPSVEDEIKRDGYQGDLSMVVEDENIMTSRGPATAICFALAIVKKLKGQESYEGIKSGVLADFCS; encoded by the coding sequence ATGAAAGTATTAGTGCCGTTAGCGCAAGGGTTTGAAGAGATAGAGGCTGTGAGCATCATAGACATACTAAGACGTGCGGAGATTGAAGTTTTGGTAGCTTCTTTGAATGAGAATAGCCTTGTAAGAGGAGCCAACTCCATAGTGATTCAAACAGACCTTCACATAAAAGAAGTAAGCGCGAAAGAACTAGATATGATCGTGCTGCCTGGTGGATGGGATGGCACTTACGCTTTAGCGGATGACATAAATGTACAAAACCTTTTAAAAGAGATGGATGGCAAAGGGCAAAACATCGCGGCAATTTGCGCTGCTCCTTTCGCGCTTAACAAAGCTGGCGTTTTAAAATCTAAATACACATGTTATCCTTCAGTTGAAGATGAAATAAAAAGAGATGGTTATCAGGGTGATTTGAGTATGGTTGTAGAAGATGAAAATATTATGACCTCTCGCGGACCTGCGACTGCTATCTGTTTCGCATTGGCTATAGTTAAAAAATTAAAAGGTCAAGAGAGCTATGAAGGGATAAAATCTGGTGTTTTAGCAGACTTTTGTAGTTAA
- a CDS encoding methylated-DNA--[protein]-cysteine S-methyltransferase produces MKNINISYYNKCGVNYRLGSYDEKLCLLESIHSKNRVKTKNRLQKGLDADYVESEDAVLKQTAKELNEYFEGKRKNFDVPLVMVGSEFQKSVWEALLKIPYSETSTYKDQAKSIGNEKAVRAVANANGANAISIIIPCHRIIGSDGSLTGYAGGLELKQRLLEIEKN; encoded by the coding sequence ATGAAAAACATAAACATCAGTTACTATAATAAATGCGGAGTCAACTATCGCTTAGGCTCGTACGATGAGAAACTCTGTCTTCTTGAGTCTATCCATAGCAAGAACAGAGTTAAAACAAAAAACAGACTACAAAAAGGCTTAGACGCCGACTATGTCGAAAGTGAAGACGCTGTTTTAAAACAAACCGCAAAAGAGCTTAACGAGTACTTTGAGGGAAAACGAAAAAACTTTGACGTTCCATTAGTTATGGTGGGAAGCGAGTTTCAAAAGTCGGTATGGGAAGCTCTTTTAAAAATCCCCTACTCTGAGACTTCCACTTATAAAGACCAAGCTAAAAGCATAGGCAATGAAAAAGCGGTCCGAGCAGTGGCAAACGCTAACGGAGCAAATGCAATTAGTATCATTATACCTTGTCATCGCATCATAGGAAGCGATGGATCGCTTACTGGTTACGCTGGTGGGCTAGAACTAAAACAGAGGCTTCTTGAGATTGAAAAAAACTAA
- a CDS encoding YbfB/YjiJ family MFS transporter: MRLNLLDKNKNRNILLAGILSIIIGVGVARFAFTSLLPSMLDDFLSIKNAGLFASFNFMGYLSGAIFSMFIKDINAKVKFFRVGIALSIVTTLLLATTTNEYIWFASRVIAGFGSAMVLIVGGAIVMLKLNHEDKTKAMGIHFSGIGFAIVISELISQYTLKYGTWEDAWMVLSVLAFLISFYSVYILSFDKELRRDAPRHKISKSMFTPYVILLILAYFAAGVGFVVQATFFPDIINSLNGLDGYGNIGWLVVGLAGIPSAIIWMRLAQKYGSVNIIIIAFILQIVGILIPTMTNAISLNLLSGALYGSTFIGHVALFMHYGGKLAGKNPVIFMGAMTAAYGIGQVSAPLYSVALLERYGNYNATLYVTAFIVSFGILFLLRAKGLKPIS, from the coding sequence ATGAGACTAAACTTGTTAGATAAAAATAAAAACCGCAATATTCTCCTCGCGGGGATTCTCTCCATAATCATAGGCGTTGGCGTTGCCCGCTTCGCATTCACCTCGCTTTTACCATCAATGCTCGATGATTTTTTAAGTATTAAAAATGCGGGACTTTTTGCCTCTTTTAACTTTATGGGATATTTAAGTGGGGCAATTTTTAGTATGTTCATAAAAGATATTAACGCTAAGGTTAAATTCTTTAGGGTTGGAATTGCTCTTAGTATTGTAACCACTCTGCTGCTTGCCACAACGACAAATGAATACATATGGTTTGCTTCTAGAGTAATCGCGGGTTTTGGAAGCGCTATGGTTCTTATAGTCGGAGGCGCTATCGTCATGCTCAAACTTAATCATGAAGACAAAACAAAGGCTATGGGCATACACTTTAGCGGAATAGGCTTTGCCATAGTGATAAGCGAGCTTATAAGCCAGTATACGCTCAAATATGGAACTTGGGAAGACGCTTGGATGGTTTTAAGCGTCTTAGCCTTTTTAATATCGTTTTATAGCGTTTACATTCTCTCATTTGATAAAGAACTCAGACGTGACGCGCCAAGACATAAGATTTCAAAATCAATGTTTACTCCCTATGTCATACTTCTTATACTGGCTTACTTTGCAGCTGGTGTTGGTTTTGTCGTGCAGGCGACATTTTTTCCAGACATTATCAATTCCCTTAATGGACTCGATGGTTATGGAAATATCGGCTGGTTAGTCGTCGGTTTGGCGGGAATTCCCTCAGCCATAATATGGATGAGGCTCGCGCAAAAGTACGGTAGCGTCAACATAATAATAATCGCGTTTATACTTCAAATAGTGGGCATACTAATACCAACCATGACAAATGCCATAAGTTTGAATCTCTTAAGCGGCGCGCTTTATGGAAGTACTTTTATAGGTCACGTAGCACTATTTATGCACTATGGAGGAAAGTTGGCTGGGAAAAACCCTGTCATCTTTATGGGTGCGATGACTGCAGCTTACGGCATAGGTCAAGTATCCGCTCCACTTTATAGCGTGGCTCTGCTTGAAAGATACGGGAACTATAACGCGACACTTTATGTCACGGCGTTTATAGTTTCTTTTGGAATTTTGTTTTTACTTAGAGCGAAGGGTTTAAAACCTATAAGTTAG
- a CDS encoding DEAD/DEAH box helicase has translation MPFSALGLNENICRSIRDQSYIRPTEIQEEVIPLVLKQMDVIAQSQTGSGKSASFILPVLQLWQGMRDSAKKGKIKVIVLSPTRELTLQIASAFNDFGKYLETKPQVIGVVGGQKIGEQLYEIQQGCDVLVATSGRFLDLLSKKQMNLSHLEFFILDEADKMLDLGFEEELEAILEAIPAKRQNLMFSATYPPKMQKIASKITPNAVEVKMKDEAPVVKKINQRVIEVEREKRGPLLRYLLKENRWNLVLVFMANKRSTDNIAEKFRKYGFKAASFNGDLEQDSRNETLQAFKEEKINILFATDIAARGLDIKDIDCVINYDLPRSPADYIHRIGRTAREGKSGEAISFIDYENMNHFRLIEKRSEIKLVREKIEGFELEGKAHPKTKGPAPVKGKGKSKKDKLREKNLNKG, from the coding sequence ATGCCATTTTCAGCTCTTGGACTTAACGAGAACATCTGCCGTTCTATACGAGATCAATCATATATAAGACCCACTGAGATTCAAGAAGAAGTTATTCCGTTAGTTTTAAAACAAATGGACGTCATCGCTCAATCACAAACGGGAAGTGGGAAAAGCGCGTCTTTTATCTTGCCAGTTTTACAACTCTGGCAAGGGATGAGAGACAGTGCGAAAAAGGGAAAGATTAAAGTAATTGTATTAAGCCCAACGCGAGAGTTAACCCTACAAATTGCTTCGGCGTTTAATGATTTTGGCAAGTATTTAGAGACGAAGCCTCAGGTAATTGGCGTCGTGGGTGGCCAAAAGATTGGTGAGCAACTCTATGAGATACAGCAGGGCTGTGACGTTCTTGTTGCAACGAGTGGACGTTTTTTAGACCTTTTGAGTAAAAAACAGATGAATCTTTCTCATTTAGAGTTTTTTATATTGGACGAAGCGGATAAGATGCTTGATTTAGGTTTTGAAGAAGAACTTGAAGCCATACTCGAAGCCATTCCCGCTAAACGCCAAAATCTAATGTTTTCCGCTACGTATCCTCCAAAAATGCAAAAGATAGCTTCTAAAATTACTCCTAACGCGGTTGAAGTGAAGATGAAAGATGAAGCTCCCGTAGTTAAGAAGATAAACCAAAGAGTTATTGAGGTAGAGAGAGAAAAGCGAGGACCGCTTCTGCGCTACTTACTTAAAGAAAACAGATGGAATCTTGTTTTGGTATTTATGGCAAACAAGCGCTCTACTGACAATATAGCCGAAAAATTTAGAAAGTATGGTTTTAAGGCCGCCTCTTTTAATGGCGACCTAGAACAAGACTCAAGAAATGAAACGCTTCAGGCGTTTAAAGAAGAAAAGATAAACATACTTTTTGCAACAGATATCGCTGCGCGTGGTTTAGACATCAAAGATATTGATTGCGTGATAAACTACGACTTACCACGCTCTCCCGCCGACTACATACATAGAATAGGAAGAACGGCAAGAGAAGGAAAGTCCGGAGAGGCTATCTCTTTTATAGACTATGAAAATATGAATCATTTCAGACTCATAGAAAAACGGAGTGAGATTAAACTTGTAAGAGAAAAAATTGAAGGCTTTGAGCTTGAAGGCAAAGCTCATCCTAAAACAAAGGGCCCAGCGCCTGTTAAAGGCAAGGGCAAAAGTAAAAAAGACAAACTACGAGAAAAAAACTTGAATAAAGGCTAA